AAGGAAGGTTGGGAAGGTGATCAAGAAGCGATTGATGTATTCAAACATGATCTAACAAATAGCTCTGCGAACCTTACATTTGCTTATGCTCATTATGAAAATAAGCAACAAAACTTTATGTTTAATGAGCTTACATCTCATTCACATGCCTATGCATTCACTGAACAATCCGTTATTGAGGGACACCCTTGTCATCCAGGTGCAAAATTGAAAAAAGGATTATCTCCAAGTGAAAATTATCAATATTCTGCCGAATTCCAAAACTCTATTCACTTAGCATTCATAGCGATCCATCACTCCTTAGTGAGCGTTGCTACTCTAAATAATGATTGGAATAAAATGCTTTTTTCATATGAACCTTCTTTGAAAGCTACATTTCAAGAAACACTTATCAAACATAACAAGCAAACTGAAGACTATTTCATCTTGCCAATTCATCCGTGGCAGATGGAAAAAGTCATACCAACTATGTACGCTGCAGAATTGGATAAGTTTTTGTTAATTGATGTTCCTTACAACAATTCTGCTTATTATGCAGGTATGTCTTTTCGAACGCTCTTTCCAAAAGTAATTGAAGGACTTAAACCACACTATAAACTTACAACAAACGTGCATTTGACAGGAGAAGTTCGAACATTATCTGAGCAAACCATTCATAATGGCCCATTAATGAGTGAGATTTTGACATCCATTACAAAAACTGATCTCCTAATAAATGAGCGTACGTTTATACCTATTGTCGAACTTGGCGGACTTCATTTCTTAAAAGAATCAGATAATGAACCATTAAGGACAGAACGAAGTGAGAATTTGGCGTGTGTCATTCGTGAGAACCTCTATCACTACATTGAGGAGAATGAAATTCCTATTGTTGGTTCTGCGTTACTTTCAACGAATACAACTAATGAATCAACTTTACTCGTACAACTTATTTGCCAGTATAAGCAAACTTACGAAATTGATTGTTTAAAAGATGCTGTTCATTCATTTTTACAGAAATATGTACAAAATATCATTTCAGGAGTAATCCCTTTACTCGTTAAATACGGAATAGGATTAGAAGGACACCTTCAAAACACTGTCCCAGTCTTTCATCAAGATGGAACTCCTACAAAAATATTAATTAGAGATTGGGAGGGAATTCGTGTTGATAAAGAACGATTATCAAAAGCTGGATTTGATCTAACTAAATTTCATGCCAAATCTCGCATTTTAACAGACAGCTTAAAATCAGTACGCAACAAAGTTTTCTACTCTGTTGTTCAAAACCACATAGGGGAACTCATTCTTCAACTAACTAAAGAATTACGTGATATAGATGAGCAATTTCTATGGAATATCGTAAAAAAACAAATTGATATGACCTTCGAAAACCTTCAACATAATGGTGCCGATGTACAATCAATAAATGAAGATCGAAACATTTTTTTTAACAAAGAAATTGATTACAAAGCCGTTACGACAATGCGTATGCTAGGTGAAGCACATGAGTATTCATATGTTAAAGTAAGCAACCCTCTTTCAAATTGATGTTTTTGTCATGTGTCTATTCGAAATCCCTTTTTATAGATCTTAAAAAACAATATTCCGAAAAAAACGTAGAATCAAATGAGATTCCACGTTTTTTTCTATGTAAACACCTTATCTCTCATGTTATAATTCTAAAAATTCAAACTTTTAGAAAGGTTGTTTTTTATGGGGACCAATATGGCGTTAAAAACAAAAGCACCAATACAAAACACTTACTTATACAGTCTTCTACTATTAACGATATCTGCGTTGTTAACAAGTGCCAACCAAGTTTTCTATGCAAAACAAGTTCAGACCATAAACCCAATCACATTTACATTTATTAGCTTTCTGTTATGTATGATTATGTTCCAGACCATTCACTATCTAAAAAAAGATACTAGCAAGAACAGTAAAACTTCATATCGAGATATAGTACTCTTAAATATAAGTACAGTAGTAGCATTTGTGAGCTTCTATTTCGCACTAAAATACATTGAACCAGCAGTTGTAAGTGCAATTGAAATGGGTTTAGCACCATTCTTTCTGCTCGTCTTCTCAACTTGGCTCTATCCTTCGAGGAAGGCATCTGTTAAGGATTATTTCATAAGTGCTGGTGTTTTAACAGGTAGTCTTTTTTTATATTGGACAACAATCAATGGTCAATCTGGCCTTGGGGTTATACCAGGAGATACTTTATTCAAAGGAATTAGCGCAGCACTCTCATGTAGCATCGGAGCTGTGTTTGCGACAATTTACTCAAAACGGTTAAGTAATCAAGGTTGGCATGCTGAAAAAATAATGGCTCATCGCTTTTATGCAATCATTATCTTCTCAGCTTTATTTGCTAGTAAGTCCTTACCAAACGTACTTATTAATCACTGGGAATGGATTTTAATCGCAAGTATTGCAGGCGTTATTCTACCGCTCTACCTAATGCAAATTGGTATCCAATTCTGTGACCCGTTTGTTGTAATGATGAGCATATGTCTCATTCCTATCTTCACATTCTTCTTTCAATTATTCGATCCACGTATTGTTTGGTCTACACAAACGTTATTCGGAATTCTGTTACTTACATTTGCAACTGGACTAAGTATGTACCAGAAAAAATAATAAGGATAGGAAAAAGCCAGTTAAATCTAGCTTTTTTCCTATCCTTATTTTGATTTAAACCGCTCTACATATCGTTTATGATCATATTCACGATGCAAATAATCACGCGTTTCAAATTGATAAAAATTTCCTATTCCAAGCAATCCACAAAGTAGGACGAAGCCAATCCCAAACGCTACTTGATAATTTCCAACAAAGAATGCAACGATTGAGACGATAGCTAATCCGATTAAAATAAGCAATACAATTTTCTTCATTCACATCGCTCCATTTTCTAGATTCTTATATATATTCTATTATAACATCCCTTCTGCTTACAAATACTTTCAATTGCGATCCACCGCTATAACAGCTAAACTAAAAGTAACATTATTAAAGGAGTGTGGGATATGATTGCAATGCAAATTCTTACCGTAAATAATTGGAGGAATTCTCGCTCTTAACTTAATCTTTCTAAAATGAGGGTTCCTCCACCTACTATAATTTCAGGAGGAATCAGAATTGAATCTTAATAAACTTGGATGGTCAGAAACTTATAACAAAGCATTTGAGCTTAAAAATACTGATGAAACATTTTACGTTGCAAGAATTGTCGGGCAAGGGACAGATCTTTATAAAATATATTCTGTACATGGCGAATCAGTCGCTAAGTTGTCAGGTAAATTTTATTACAACGTAACTGAGCGTAGTGAAATACCAGCTGTAGGTGATTGGGTAATCGTTAAGGGCAACCATAATGAGGCTGTTGTTATCCACGATCTTTTACCGAGAAAAAGTCACTTTTCTCGAAAAATACCGGGAAAAACAACTGAAGAACAAGTCGTAGCAGCAAATATTGATACTGTTTTTCTTGTTTCAGCACTTAATAAGGACTTCAATCCCCGTCGAATCGAACGGTATTTAACACTCGCTTGGGAGAGCGGCGCAAACCCTGTTATCGTGCTTAATAAAGCAGATTTGTGTGACGATCTCACCTTAAAACTAGCAGAAGTGGAAGGCATTGCGTTTGGTGTACCGATTCATACAATAAGTTGTAAAACTGGGCAAGGTATCGCTCAACTTAAGTCATATTTCTCTACTGGGCAAACTGTTGCTTTAATCGGTTCCTCTGGTGTTGGAAAATCAACAATAACCAACGCTCTTATAGGTGATTCACACCAAGCAGTACAAACAATTCGTGAAGATGATGACAAGGGTCGCCATACAACAACATCCCGTGATTTAATTCTGCTTGAACAAGGTATGATTATAGATACACCAGGAATGCGAGAATTGCAATTATGGGCGTCAGATTCTTCGTTATCCGATGCTTTTCAAGATATTGAATCACTTGCAAATCAATGTCGCTTTCGGGACTGTCAACATGTCAATGAACCTCATTGTGCTGTTAAAAAAGCAATTAATAACGGTGAATTAACTCAAGCACGTTATGAGAGTTATAAAAAGCTTCAAAAGGAACTAGCATTCTTTGCAGATCCAGAACAATATAAACGACAGAAAGATATTATAGAAATGAAAAATCGTAAAATGGCTGAACAAGCAAGAAAGAAGAAGTAACAAAGCAAAAAGGTTAGGGTATTTTCCTAAGTAGTTCAGATAACGTGAGAAACAATGGAATTAGAATTAGCATTGGGAATCGAGTATGAAATCGCAAAGATTTTATACTCGATTTTTCTATTGATATGTATAGGGCATTACTTTTTTCATTCCCTGATTAATAGAATAACAATAGATTGTTTCGCTTTGTTATTTAGGATGCAAATAATGTTATAAATCCAGATGTTAAAAATTAACAATAGAAACAGGTGCTTTATGTTAAACTGATTAACTAAGAAAAAATGTTATTGTTCCGTTAACTGTAAATACCATAAAACAAATTAACAGATGATAAATGGAGGGATTATACATACTATACTTTAGGGCAAATACATTACTCATACTTTTATCGAGTTTTTTTCTCTCAGGCATTATTCTTTTTTCATACAGGTTGTTTATTTGGGGAATGTTATCAATCTTGTTCTTTCTCTTCTTCTACATTTTAACCCCTAAATATCGTTCTACGGTTTGTTTATTTATATTCTTTTTGTTAGGGCTATTAATGTTTCAAATGGTATCCAATTATTATACTCAATGGGACATATCAAAAGAGATGAAAATCATTTTAAACAGAAGTTCACTTCTACTTATTATATGTGGACTATTGCTTTCAATGTTGATATCCAAGCAAAAAGTATTTCTTTATACAGCATTACCAGATTGGGGAAAACGCATAGTATTACCATTTCATTCAATTAAAATATCTTATTTTCTATTTTTCGGACTACTTGGTTCAACTACAATCTTTATACCTTTGTTGTTCCTTGAGGGTATAAACTATACAACATCCTTTGTAATATATGGTATATTTTTCTCCATCATAAACGCTTTCCTAGAAGAGTTTATGTGGAGAGGGATCATGTTATCTAGTTTAAAAAGAAATGTCTCGACTTTTTTTGCCGTTCTCACTACCAGCATTGGATTCGGTCTCTTGCATATATCGATAGGAATCCCTTTGATAATGAGTTTACTTTTTTCATTAGGAGGGCTTTTCTACGCATTTGTAGTTTTAAAGACCAATAGCATATACCCAGCCATAGTCTTTCATTTTATTATTAATGTAGGTATGGTTTTTAACGGCTGGATATTTTAACGCATTCCTAAAAAATACATTTTCCGATAAAGTATTCTACACAATAAAAGCTCGGAGGTTAATCTCTGACCTTTTATTGTGTGATTTACCGTGTGAATATAACTGTTTTTTAGCTTGTTATCTTCAATTTTCGCCTAACCATTTTTACATTAATATGTTATTCATTTCATCCATCACTTGCTCAATTAGCTGCTGAGCAGATATTGCACGACTTAAACGTGGACTTTGACCAGACCATAATGACATAAAATCAGAATTAGACTGTTTTCCAGCTTCTTTTCTCAAGCCTTTAGTTAACGTGTTTTGAATCGGATAAGGTGGAAGTTCCTTATCGTACAAGTTCATTTGTTCAATAAAATAATTGTTGATTCCCCTTGCAAATTTTCCTGAAAATGCTTTTGTTAAAATCAGTTCATCTTCGTTCGCTTCCAAAACTGCTTTTTTATAAACCTCGTTCGCACCACTTTCTGTACATGTAAGAAAAGCCGTTCCCATCTGTGCACCCTGCGCACCTAAACACATTGCAGCACTCACGCCTCTTCCGTCCATAATACCACCAGCAGCGATCACAGGAATGGTTACATTGTCAGCCACTTGGGGAACTAGAGACATTAATCCAATTAAACTATGGTCTGTTTGATGAAGAAAATTCCCTCTATGTCCACCTGCTTCACTACCCTGTACAACAATTGCATCTAACCCTAGCCTTTCGATCTCTTGTGCTTCAACAACTGTAGTTGCAGTTCCAATGACTACTGTTCCATTTTGGTGAAGTGCTTCAATCACGCCTTTATTCGGCAAACCGAACGTAAACGAACAAACCGAAGCTCCTTCCTCTAATATAACCTGTAGTTGATCTTCAAAATTTGAATCATAATGCCGAACAACTTCTTCCTTAAGCTCCAACTGCTTACGAAACGGCTTCATGTATGTAAATGAATCATCTGCTAATGATTCGTTGTATTGAACATGCTCAGGAACAAATAGGTTAATGCCAAAAGGATTGGCTGTTGTTGCTTTCACATCTCGAATCTGTACGCGTAAATCATTCGCAGTCATATAACCTGCTCCTATATTACCAAGACCTCCTCCATTAGACACAGCAGATACAAGAGATGTAGTTGTCATTCCACCAGCCATTGGCGCTTGAATAATCGGATACTTAATTTTCAGCAACTCTAATAACCTACTCATTCTCTCTCCCCTTTCCCAAATTCCTATAATAATGAAACCGATATCTTGTCACCGCTATAACAAACCATTCAAATATAAAGTTTCGCTCAAAATTTAGGAAAGCCTTCTGATTACTATTTATTTTATAATTTGATATTCTAATTATCTTTAAGCTTCTTACTTAAATCCTTTATACTTGTTTTATTTTTGCATCAGCACCAATGATTTTCAGGTGTTTTATGCATTTATCAATAATCTGGTGATCTTTAATATCCATGTTCATTTCTATTTCACAATAAAAAGGTGCAAATTACCTGATTAGCAGATAATCTACACCTTGTTCTTTCAGTTACTAACCAATAATCACCAGTAGATAATAAATAACTAACAATTATACTACTAACATATCTTCAATGGTTTTCTCTTACTACGAAATACTTATTAAATCACTTCTACTGAATAATGATAGGGTGTTATTAATTATTTCAAAACTGAACGTATTGCTTCAATAAACCCATTAAAGAAGTCAACAATCTTTTGCCAAAACCCTTCATCCTCTGAAATCTCTTCTATTTTCTTCGAAATTCCAGAAGTTAGTTCTTCCAACTGATTTTTCACTTGCTCAAAATCAATATCAAGTGCTCTCATTTTATCAAACAAATTTATTAGTAGCTGGCGATCTTCATCACTTAATTCGATATTGATTTTATTCAATTCTTCTTCAACAATCTCCTGTACTTCTTCTTTCGTAATTGGACTTTGTTCTGCTATTTGTTTTTTTATTTGTGTAATAAGCTCGTTTGCTGTTTCACCATCAAGACCTTCTTGCTTAGCAAGTTCAGTAACAATACCTAACTCTTCATTTGCAATTTCCAAACGTTCGCCATTCAATTCTTCGCCACCACTTACTTCATATGCCTTATAGATACCAGTTAATGCAGAATGTCCTGTTACTTTTACAGGAGAAGCTACATTTACTTGAGCATCTTCAATTCCAGCAGTTAATAATGCATTAGCATACATTTCATTTGTTACCTCAGTAATATTTTCAGGAGTAAGTTGATTGATGACAAGTCCCTCTCCCTTATCAGTTCGTGTTATTTTTGCAGATGAAAACATACGAGAGTTAGAATCGCCATCTATATATTTCTTAATATCAGCACCCGTTACAGTTATCTCACTTACTTCACTATCCCCATGAACATCTAGTAACTGCTTTACTTGCTCTTGCTGTTCGGTAGTCAGTGAACCCCCATAGGCTACAATTGGAGGGCCAAACTTTTCATTAATTACAGTACCTTCACCTGAATCAGCTTGTACAGGATGATTAATTCCAAAACCTACGAATAAAGAAGTGATGATTAATAGGTGAATAAGTCGCTTCATAATTTTCTCTTCTCCTTTTCATTCATCCGATAGTTAGAACATATAAACTATTTAGAGACTTATATTTGTGTCTTACTAAGTTGTTCGTCATGCTTAAGGAAAATAAGTCTTAACTAAGGGTACTTACTATAAATTGGAATCATAAATTTTATTGACACAAGAGAATAACTATACAAGATCCATTACCCTTACATCACTCACATAATTCGTGTAGGACTGAAGCCTAGTCTTATATTTTCGCACTTAATAAAAAAAGATGATCACCTATAAATTTAAGGTAATCATCTTTAATCTAGATATCATTATTAACCAAAAAAGTAATCTAGTATATTCGATCCCGTTGAAGCTTCTTTATTATAAAACTCAGAGTATCCACAATTCTTACAATATACGACTAGAAACTGATTGTTTTGAATATCGAACATTTTCGACAAGCCTGTACCCGTCATCGCTACTTCCTTCTGACCAACATGAGTACTGCCACATTTCATGCACCCTTTTTGATCACTCATTCAAATCACTCCCCCTTATTATCAAATATATACGTTCTCAAGATCCTTTAGTTTCACTTAACATACTATATATTCCTTTACAAAAAATAATCAAAATATGTTCCTTAAAAATCTGTTCTTAACACTTATTTATTTCAGTTTCTATATTTTGAAAAGTGGTAATACTATACATTCTCGCCATCCGCAAAAGTACTACCTTATTAAAAATACTATTACACTTGTATATCATGTTGCTGATCCACTCGCTGCGATGACTTTCTACCTTGAATTTTATCTAGCAAAGTCATAACAATCTCGTTCAATACTGGTATTAATACAAGTGTTAACGCTGTTGACAACATGATTCCAAACATTAATGCAACAGCCATTGGAGAGAACAAGCCATTTCCGGATACGGCTAACGGAAGAAGACCAAACACTGTAGTCGTAGCACCGATTAAAATTGGGCGAACACGGCTCTTAACCGAGTTAGCCGTTGCCTCATGAATGCTCTTACCATTTTCTATTTCTCTGTTCATGAAATCAGTCAAAATAAGTGCATTGTTAATTACAATCCCACTTAGTGAAATGACTCCTAATACTACAGTAAATGACAACGGCAAACCAAATATAAGCAAGCCTAAAAATGAACCAAACATAGCAAGAGGAATAGATACAAATATAATCAATGGCTGAACAAATGATTTGAATTGAACAAACATAATTATAAACATCACTGCAACTGCAATGATCGCAAACGAAGCCGCCGCACCGAAGTTGTTTTCTATATCTTGTTTTTCCCCTGCAAAATCTAACATTACATTACCAGTATCAATTCCACTCATTTCACTTTCTAATTGATCTTGAATTTCAACAGCACTGTACCCATCCTTAGCATAGCCTGATACTTCAACAACATATTGACGATCATATTTATAAATGACTGATAACTCTGGTCGTAATTGTACATTTGCAACCTGCTTTAGTGGAACTTTTACTCCTGTAACACTAGATTTAATTGCTAATGACTCTAGCTCTTCAATAGAATTAATATTCGATTTTACAACTAGATCATATTCATCACTCTTTGTACGATAAGTGGAGGAGGTTAAACCATTTAATGCTAAGGCAATTTGCTTTTGAATATCATATTTACTTAATCCGACTTGAGTTGCTAGATTTGTATCAACATCAATATAATACTGATATTCTAAATCAGCACTATCATCTAGTACATTTACAGCACCAGGGAGCTCTACTAACTTACCTGAAACAACCTTTGCTATATTCTTAATTTCCTGAATGTCCTCTCCTAGCACACGTATTTGTATTGGTGCTCCACCTGGTGGACCTTGTTCAATTTCTTTCACTACAGCTTCTACACCAACAAGACTTTTATCAATTCTCTCTTGAAGATAATCAACTAATTGTGGCTTACTCTCAAAACGTTCACTCTGCTCAAGGTCAATGTCTAACTTGACTTGTGCAGCATCAGCTGACTCTCCTCCACGGAATACCGTTACAAAGAACCTAGGTAAACCACCACCTACAGCTGATGTATAACTTTTCACCTCAGGCTCTTCGCTCAATATGTCTTCAACTGTTTCTATTACACTCTCAGTTATCTCAATATCATTACTCTCCAACGTATTAATATCGATATACAACATATCTTTGTCTGCTTTCGGGAAGAAAGAAAGACCTAATAATGATTGTGTAAATACCATAGCTGCAAATAATACAATTGTAAGTATAGGTGCCAATACCTTTCGCTTTGATACATAAGCATGTGCATTTACGAAGAAATGGAACAACTTTGTTTTCCTTTGCGGTTTGCTCTGCTCTGCGCTA
This is a stretch of genomic DNA from Bacillus solimangrovi. It encodes these proteins:
- a CDS encoding DUF1002 domain-containing protein yields the protein MKRLIHLLIITSLFVGFGINHPVQADSGEGTVINEKFGPPIVAYGGSLTTEQQEQVKQLLDVHGDSEVSEITVTGADIKKYIDGDSNSRMFSSAKITRTDKGEGLVINQLTPENITEVTNEMYANALLTAGIEDAQVNVASPVKVTGHSALTGIYKAYEVSGGEELNGERLEIANEELGIVTELAKQEGLDGETANELITQIKKQIAEQSPITKEEVQEIVEEELNKINIELSDEDRQLLINLFDKMRALDIDFEQVKNQLEELTSGISKKIEEISEDEGFWQKIVDFFNGFIEAIRSVLK
- a CDS encoding efflux RND transporter permease subunit encodes the protein MSKGAIYKAIVNRKVTFFVIVLVILAGMISYRAIPKQEIPDVTSPAALISTIYPGASSSEIEQLVTTPIEDELSDIDGILKLESTSVSNLSIVIVEFDVDVDTGEVFDDVRTKVDAVKSDLPDGAMEPEIDTELTETPGVILAFTGENYEQAQLEEYAEVYKRELRLVDGIRKIDVEGSEEKRIVVEVDHTKLASYQLSLDDILTLLSGQNINISSGSIGEGSSKINVKTEGLFESLDEIENMIVDVSQETGAVIRIRDLADVKFERSDRDLRIRHNGEESVLLALYFEKSQNSVAIGEDLKKKLDMLNHNVPSDLHVDEVVFQPDDVDKSISDFIINLVIGVILVIIVALIGMGWRSAIVISTALPLAIFTTFGVMYVMGVKLEQISIAGLIIALGMLVDNSIVVSDSIRKRLDDGEARLKACVEGTKDVAVPMFASLLTVLTAFTPLLIIPGASGEFLNSLPKVVMVSLIASYLTALFVIPMLSYVALPSAEQSKPQRKTKLFHFFVNAHAYVSKRKVLAPILTIVLFAAMVFTQSLLGLSFFPKADKDMLYIDINTLESNDIEITESVIETVEDILSEEPEVKSYTSAVGGGLPRFFVTVFRGGESADAAQVKLDIDLEQSERFESKPQLVDYLQERIDKSLVGVEAVVKEIEQGPPGGAPIQIRVLGEDIQEIKNIAKVVSGKLVELPGAVNVLDDSADLEYQYYIDVDTNLATQVGLSKYDIQKQIALALNGLTSSTYRTKSDEYDLVVKSNINSIEELESLAIKSSVTGVKVPLKQVANVQLRPELSVIYKYDRQYVVEVSGYAKDGYSAVEIQDQLESEMSGIDTGNVMLDFAGEKQDIENNFGAAASFAIIAVAVMFIIMFVQFKSFVQPLIIFVSIPLAMFGSFLGLLIFGLPLSFTVVLGVISLSGIVINNALILTDFMNREIENGKSIHEATANSVKSRVRPILIGATTTVFGLLPLAVSGNGLFSPMAVALMFGIMLSTALTLVLIPVLNEIVMTLLDKIQGRKSSQRVDQQHDIQV
- a CDS encoding NAD(P)H-dependent flavin oxidoreductase, translating into MSRLLELLKIKYPIIQAPMAGGMTTTSLVSAVSNGGGLGNIGAGYMTANDLRVQIRDVKATTANPFGINLFVPEHVQYNESLADDSFTYMKPFRKQLELKEEVVRHYDSNFEDQLQVILEEGASVCSFTFGLPNKGVIEALHQNGTVVIGTATTVVEAQEIERLGLDAIVVQGSEAGGHRGNFLHQTDHSLIGLMSLVPQVADNVTIPVIAAGGIMDGRGVSAAMCLGAQGAQMGTAFLTCTESGANEVYKKAVLEANEDELILTKAFSGKFARGINNYFIEQMNLYDKELPPYPIQNTLTKGLRKEAGKQSNSDFMSLWSGQSPRLSRAISAQQLIEQVMDEMNNILM
- a CDS encoding IucA/IucC family protein is translated as KEGWEGDQEAIDVFKHDLTNSSANLTFAYAHYENKQQNFMFNELTSHSHAYAFTEQSVIEGHPCHPGAKLKKGLSPSENYQYSAEFQNSIHLAFIAIHHSLVSVATLNNDWNKMLFSYEPSLKATFQETLIKHNKQTEDYFILPIHPWQMEKVIPTMYAAELDKFLLIDVPYNNSAYYAGMSFRTLFPKVIEGLKPHYKLTTNVHLTGEVRTLSEQTIHNGPLMSEILTSITKTDLLINERTFIPIVELGGLHFLKESDNEPLRTERSENLACVIRENLYHYIEENEIPIVGSALLSTNTTNESTLLVQLICQYKQTYEIDCLKDAVHSFLQKYVQNIISGVIPLLVKYGIGLEGHLQNTVPVFHQDGTPTKILIRDWEGIRVDKERLSKAGFDLTKFHAKSRILTDSLKSVRNKVFYSVVQNHIGELILQLTKELRDIDEQFLWNIVKKQIDMTFENLQHNGADVQSINEDRNIFFNKEIDYKAVTTMRMLGEAHEYSYVKVSNPLSN
- a CDS encoding zinc ribbon domain-containing protein: MSDQKGCMKCGSTHVGQKEVAMTGTGLSKMFDIQNNQFLVVYCKNCGYSEFYNKEASTGSNILDYFFG
- the rsgA gene encoding ribosome small subunit-dependent GTPase A, with the translated sequence MNLNKLGWSETYNKAFELKNTDETFYVARIVGQGTDLYKIYSVHGESVAKLSGKFYYNVTERSEIPAVGDWVIVKGNHNEAVVIHDLLPRKSHFSRKIPGKTTEEQVVAANIDTVFLVSALNKDFNPRRIERYLTLAWESGANPVIVLNKADLCDDLTLKLAEVEGIAFGVPIHTISCKTGQGIAQLKSYFSTGQTVALIGSSGVGKSTITNALIGDSHQAVQTIREDDDKGRHTTTSRDLILLEQGMIIDTPGMRELQLWASDSSLSDAFQDIESLANQCRFRDCQHVNEPHCAVKKAINNGELTQARYESYKKLQKELAFFADPEQYKRQKDIIEMKNRKMAEQARKKK
- a CDS encoding CPBP family intramembrane glutamic endopeptidase; translated protein: MLISKQKVFLYTALPDWGKRIVLPFHSIKISYFLFFGLLGSTTIFIPLLFLEGINYTTSFVIYGIFFSIINAFLEEFMWRGIMLSSLKRNVSTFFAVLTTSIGFGLLHISIGIPLIMSLLFSLGGLFYAFVVLKTNSIYPAIVFHFIINVGMVFNGWIF
- a CDS encoding DMT family transporter, translated to MALKTKAPIQNTYLYSLLLLTISALLTSANQVFYAKQVQTINPITFTFISFLLCMIMFQTIHYLKKDTSKNSKTSYRDIVLLNISTVVAFVSFYFALKYIEPAVVSAIEMGLAPFFLLVFSTWLYPSRKASVKDYFISAGVLTGSLFLYWTTINGQSGLGVIPGDTLFKGISAALSCSIGAVFATIYSKRLSNQGWHAEKIMAHRFYAIIIFSALFASKSLPNVLINHWEWILIASIAGVILPLYLMQIGIQFCDPFVVMMSICLIPIFTFFFQLFDPRIVWSTQTLFGILLLTFATGLSMYQKK